A genomic segment from Micromonospora echinaurantiaca encodes:
- a CDS encoding hemolysin family protein, protein MLIVVGLLLIIVLTAATGYFVAQEFGYVAVDRGKLKQLADDGDQAAARALEVTGRLSFMLSGAQLGITVTALLVGYVAEPFLGAGLTELLGVAGVSRAVSLPLSVALALLIATVVQMVLGELAPKNLAIARAEPVARALARSTLIYLKVAGPAVTLFDRSAVRLLRRVGIEPIEELPSGATPEDLEQIIAESRQEGHLDAEMSTLLDRGLDFRQLTAGEAMVPRVDVHTVRANEPVSRVVELLDTGHSRFPVRGAEGVDDLVGVVGIADVLGVPPARRASTPVGAVAGPPLLVPETLPLPTVLDRLRSGHRQMACVVDEYGGFAGVITLEDIAEELVGPIRDEDDPPERAPARQDDGSWVVPARWRIDEVADSTGIALPEAPEYDTLSGLVMRELGRVPEVGDRLEISLPADGEDGAVEPRALVEVLAVDRHVADSVRLRLAEPGERREVSA, encoded by the coding sequence GTGCTGATCGTCGTCGGTCTCCTTCTCATCATCGTGCTCACCGCCGCCACCGGTTACTTCGTGGCTCAGGAGTTCGGCTACGTCGCCGTGGACCGGGGCAAGCTCAAGCAGCTCGCCGACGACGGTGACCAGGCCGCCGCCCGGGCCCTGGAGGTCACCGGCCGGCTCTCCTTCATGCTCTCCGGCGCCCAGCTGGGCATCACCGTCACCGCGCTGCTGGTCGGTTACGTCGCGGAGCCGTTCCTCGGCGCCGGGCTGACCGAGCTGCTCGGCGTGGCCGGCGTCTCCCGCGCGGTGAGCCTGCCGCTCTCCGTGGCGCTGGCCCTGCTCATCGCCACCGTCGTGCAGATGGTGCTGGGCGAGCTGGCGCCGAAGAACCTGGCCATCGCCCGGGCCGAGCCGGTCGCCCGGGCGCTGGCCCGGTCAACCCTGATCTACCTCAAGGTGGCCGGGCCGGCGGTCACCCTCTTCGACCGCTCAGCGGTCCGGCTGCTCCGCCGGGTCGGCATCGAGCCGATCGAGGAGCTGCCCAGCGGCGCCACCCCGGAGGACCTGGAACAGATCATCGCCGAGTCCCGGCAGGAGGGGCACCTCGACGCCGAGATGTCGACCCTGCTGGACCGGGGTCTCGACTTCCGTCAGCTGACCGCGGGCGAGGCCATGGTGCCCCGGGTCGACGTGCACACCGTACGGGCGAACGAGCCGGTCAGCCGGGTGGTCGAGCTGCTCGACACCGGTCACTCCCGGTTCCCGGTGCGCGGCGCCGAGGGCGTCGACGACCTGGTCGGCGTGGTCGGCATCGCCGACGTGCTCGGCGTACCCCCGGCCCGGCGGGCGAGCACCCCGGTCGGCGCGGTGGCCGGCCCGCCGCTGCTGGTGCCGGAGACCCTGCCGCTGCCCACGGTGCTGGACCGGCTGCGTTCCGGGCACCGGCAGATGGCCTGCGTGGTGGACGAGTACGGCGGCTTCGCCGGCGTGATCACGCTGGAGGACATCGCCGAGGAGCTGGTGGGCCCGATCCGCGACGAGGACGACCCGCCGGAGCGCGCCCCGGCCCGCCAGGACGACGGGTCCTGGGTGGTGCCCGCCCGCTGGCGCATCGACGAGGTGGCCGACAGCACCGGCATCGCCCTGCCCGAGGCCCCCGAGTACGACACCCTCTCCGGCCTGGTGATGCGCGAGCTGGGCCGGGTGCCCGAGGTCGGCGACCGGCTGGAGATCAGCCTGCCCGCCGACGGCGAGGACGGCGCGGTGGAGCCGCGCGCCCTGGTCGAGGTGCTCGCGGTCGACCGGCACGTGGCCGACTCGGTGCGGCTGCGGCTGGCCGAGCCGGGCGAGCGCCGGGAGGTGTCCGCATGA
- a CDS encoding M28 family metallopeptidase, with protein MRSRTPRPGWLAGLAVVAATALTATSAAAAPTAPAPTAAPAALAAAPDIPLANVKAHLTQFQSIATANGGNRAHGRPGYLASVNYVKGQLDAVGFTTTVQSFSYNGATGYNLIADWPGGDPNAVLMTGAHLDSVSAGPGINDNGSGSAAILEVALAVARSGFAPAKHLRFAWWGAEELGLRGSRHYVNSLPTAERARIKQYLNFDMVGSPNAGYFVYDGDNSDGVGSGPGPAGSAQIEQTIQAYFTSIGVPTRGTDFDGRSDYGPFISVGIPAGGTFTGAEGIKSSAQASLWGGTAGQAFDPCYHRSCDTTANINDTALDRNADAITYTVWTLGGTGTPPGSTVWSDTFETATGWTANPSGTDTATLGQWERGDPAATSSSGVTTQLGSTVSGSYDLVTGAAAGSGAGAYDLDGGVSSIRSPAITLPATGTLTLSFSWYLAHLNNATSADYLRVRVVGTSTVTALTVTGAASNRAASWQSAAADVSALSGQTVRILVEAADAGTASLVEAAVDDMAVTQS; from the coding sequence ATGAGATCCCGTACCCCCCGCCCCGGCTGGCTGGCCGGGCTGGCCGTCGTGGCCGCGACCGCGCTGACCGCCACCTCGGCCGCCGCCGCTCCCACCGCCCCGGCGCCCACCGCCGCGCCCGCCGCGCTCGCCGCCGCCCCGGACATCCCGCTGGCCAACGTGAAGGCACACCTCACCCAGTTCCAGTCCATCGCCACCGCCAACGGCGGCAACCGGGCGCACGGCCGGCCCGGCTACCTGGCCTCGGTCAACTACGTGAAGGGCCAGCTGGACGCGGTCGGGTTCACCACCACCGTGCAGTCGTTCAGCTACAACGGCGCCACCGGCTACAACCTGATCGCCGACTGGCCCGGTGGCGACCCGAACGCCGTGCTGATGACCGGAGCCCACCTGGACAGCGTCAGCGCGGGTCCCGGCATCAACGACAACGGCTCCGGCTCGGCGGCCATCCTGGAGGTGGCGCTGGCGGTGGCCCGCAGCGGCTTCGCGCCCGCCAAGCACCTGCGGTTCGCCTGGTGGGGCGCGGAGGAGTTGGGCCTGCGCGGGTCCCGGCACTACGTGAACAGCCTGCCGACGGCAGAACGCGCCAGGATCAAGCAGTACCTGAACTTCGACATGGTCGGCTCGCCCAACGCCGGCTACTTCGTCTACGACGGCGACAACTCCGACGGGGTCGGCTCCGGCCCCGGCCCGGCCGGCTCCGCCCAGATCGAGCAGACCATCCAGGCGTACTTCACGTCGATCGGAGTGCCGACCCGGGGCACCGACTTCGACGGCCGCAGCGACTACGGCCCGTTCATCAGCGTCGGCATCCCGGCCGGCGGCACCTTCACCGGCGCCGAGGGGATCAAGTCCAGCGCGCAGGCGTCGCTCTGGGGCGGCACCGCGGGTCAGGCGTTCGACCCCTGCTACCACCGCTCCTGCGACACCACCGCCAACATCAACGACACCGCGCTGGACCGCAACGCCGACGCGATCACGTACACGGTCTGGACGCTGGGCGGCACCGGCACGCCGCCGGGCAGCACGGTCTGGAGCGACACCTTCGAGACGGCGACCGGCTGGACGGCCAACCCGTCCGGCACCGACACCGCCACCCTGGGCCAGTGGGAGCGCGGTGACCCCGCGGCGACCAGCAGCTCGGGCGTGACCACCCAGCTGGGCAGCACGGTCAGCGGCAGCTACGACCTGGTGACCGGGGCGGCCGCGGGTAGCGGCGCCGGGGCGTACGACCTGGACGGCGGGGTGAGCAGCATCCGCTCGCCGGCGATCACGCTGCCGGCCACCGGCACGCTCACCCTGTCGTTCTCCTGGTACCTGGCCCACCTGAACAACGCCACCAGCGCCGACTACCTCCGGGTGCGGGTGGTCGGCACCAGCACCGTCACCGCGCTGACCGTGACCGGCGCGGCGAGCAACCGGGCGGCGTCCTGGCAGAGCGCCGCCGCCGACGTCTCGGCGCTGAGCGGCCAGACGGTCCGGATCCTGGTCGAGGCCGCAGACGCCGGCACCGCCAGCCTCGTCGAGGCGGCCGTGGACGACATGGCGGTCACCCAGAGCTGA
- the mnhG gene encoding monovalent cation/H(+) antiporter subunit G — protein sequence MLGMLADWVGAGFLIAGALLSLIAGIGLLRFPTVLDRMHAATKPQTLGVLLLLVGVALRLRDPEDLGMVALVGMFQMATAPVAAQMIGRAAYRTGRVDPSLLDVDELADR from the coding sequence ATGCTCGGCATGCTTGCCGACTGGGTGGGTGCCGGTTTCCTGATCGCCGGCGCGCTGCTCAGCCTGATCGCCGGCATCGGCCTGCTGCGCTTCCCGACCGTGCTGGACCGGATGCACGCCGCCACCAAGCCACAGACGCTCGGGGTGCTGCTGCTGCTCGTCGGGGTGGCGCTGCGGCTGCGCGACCCGGAGGACCTCGGCATGGTGGCGCTGGTCGGGATGTTCCAGATGGCCACCGCCCCGGTCGCCGCGCAGATGATCGGCCGCGCCGCCTACCGCACCGGTCGGGTGGACCCGAGCCTGCTCGACGTGGACGAGCTCGCCGACCGCTGA